Proteins found in one Oncorhynchus mykiss isolate Arlee chromosome 3, USDA_OmykA_1.1, whole genome shotgun sequence genomic segment:
- the LOC110517255 gene encoding four and a half LIM domains protein 3 produces the protein MSGDTAREVGFDCQVAKVHSTADITSGMEQVTMSDRFDCDNCKESLYGRKYIQADGGEGDNPYCIPCYDSLFANTCDECKELIGHDARELFYEDRHYHEHCFRCFRCDRSLADEPFTSQDEALLCNDCYCNEFSSKCVACDKTVMPGTRKLEYGGSTWHEGCFICHSCEQPIGSKSFIPDKDEHYCVSCYEDKFAPRCTRCKKALAKGGVTYRDEPWHKECFVCTGCKVQLAGQHFTSREDNPYCLKCFGSLYSKKCEACSKPITGFGGGKYISFEERQWHQPCFTCTECSVSLVGAGFFPNGDQILCRECNTNSNL, from the exons GGATGGAACAAGTCACAATGAGCGACCGGTTCGATTGCGACAACTGCAAGGAGTCCCTGTACGGACGCAAGTACATCCAGGCAGACGGGGGAGAGGGGGACAACCCCTACTGCATCCCCTGTTACGACAGCCTGTTCGCCAACACCTGCGACGAGTGCAAGGAGCTAATCGGCCATGACGCCAGG GAGCTGTTCTACGAGGACCGGCACTACCACGAGCACTGTTTCCGTTGTTTCCGCTGTGACCGCTCACTGGCGGACGAGCCCTTCACCAGCCAGGACGAGGCCCTGCTGTGCAACGACTGCTACTGCAACGAGTTCTCGTCCAAGTGTGTGGCCTGTGACAAGACTGTCATGCCAG GCACAAGGAAGTTGGAGTATGGTGGCTCCACATGGCACGAGGGCTGTTTTATCTGCCACAGCTGTGAGCAGCCCATCGGCTCTAAGTCCTTCATCCCAGACAAGGATGAACACTACTGCGTGTCCTGCTATGAGGATAAGTTCGCCCCGCGCTGCACCCGCTGCAAAAAG gcCCTGGCTAAAGGGGGTGTGACGTATCGGGATGAGCCGTGGCACAAGGAGTGCTTTGTGTGTACGGGCTGCAAGGTGCAGCTGGCAGGGCAGCACTTCACCTCGCGCGAAGACAACCCCTACTGCCTCAAGTGCTTCGGCAGCCTATACTCTAAGAAGTGTGAGGCCTGCAGCAAGCCTATCACAG GTTTTGGCGGAGGGAAGTACATCTCGTTTGAGGAGCGCCAGTGGCACCAGCCCTGCTTCACCTGCACAGagtgctctgtctctctggtggGGGCAGGCTTCTTCCCCAATGGAGACCAGATCCTGTGTCGCGAGTGCAACACCAATAGCAATctatag